A stretch of DNA from Pirellulales bacterium:
AACGAGAACTGCACCGGCCAGGCACGCTCGCGGTGGAAGATGTCGGTCGCCAGAAACTCCTCGGGCAAATCGGTTTGCACCAGATCGGCCTCGTTGGCGAGGGCAAGCAACCAGTTGGCGCGACAATCATTTGCGGCGCCGAGGCAGTTGGCAATGACGCGCACGCCGCGCGCATGCAACTGGGCGACGCGCTCGCGCGACAACTCGCTGGCGGCGATCTCAACCGCGGCGGGTCTGAGTTCGTCGACCTGCTTCTCGAATTCGGCGTTGGCGCTCCACGCCAGCGATACGGCCATGCGCCCGCCGGATAGCTCGCGCAGCTTGCGCAGCACATCGGGCGGCGCCGCGATCAGTACTTGCCGCTCCATATCCGCCGAGTGAATTTCTTCCAGCAGCCGCGCCGGATCGATTTGCTTGCAGTCGAGCCACAAGTTAGCTCGCCCCTTGGTTAGCGAGAGGCAGTCGGAAAGGCCGAGCATACGAGTTCCCGAGTATCGCTTGGCGAACCATGCGCCGGTGTCGAGTCTCTTGATCTCATCCCAGGTCAGATCGGCGACACGGCCGTGTCCATCGCTACACGCGTCGACCGTCTCGGCATGGCAGAGCACATGTTGTCCGTCGCGCGTCAAGCGCACGTCGATCTCGATCCACTCGCACAAGTCGCCGATCGCCTGCTCAATGGCCGGCGGGGAGTTCGGCGGCGCCAGTAGCCCCGCCCCGCGATGAGCGATCACCTGGCAGCGTCTGGGGGGATCGAGCGGTTCGAAAAAAGGATACCGGGGCTCGCTCATGGGGGGCACGGCTATTAGCGAAACAAGGATCGAAAGCGCGGGATTCAGCATGGCGTTGGGCGGTCCAAGTAGGTGACGACTGCGGATCATTCTAGTCGTTCTTGGCTCGCAGTAGGTACGATAGGCCAACACACGACTGTTGGGAGCAAGTATGTCGAACAAGCTGTGCTGGATGTCGGCCTCGGAGATCGCTCGGCAGGTCCGCGCCGGGCGCCTGTCGCCGCGGGAGCCATTGGAAGCTGTATTGGCGCAGGCCGATCGCGTAAATCCGCGCGTCAACGCACTCATTACTCGGCTCGACGAATCGGCCCGCGCGCAGGCGTTGGCCCTCGAAAGTCGCATTGCGGCGGGCGAGCCGGTGGGGCCCTTGGCAGGGGTTCCGGTGAGCGTGAAGGATTTGCACCTGATGGCCGACGTCCGCACCACGTTTGGATGCAAGCTGTACGAAGATTTCGTCGCCGAGTGGGATCATCCGATTGTCGAACGGTTGCGCGCCGCCGACGCGATTCTGTTTGCCAAGACCAACACCTCGGAGTTTGGCCTCGTACCGCTCACGGCCAATTCCATTTTTGGCGACTCGCACAATCCGTGGCAGGCGGATTGTAATACCGGCGGATCGAGCGGTGGCTCGGCCGCAGCGGTCGCCTGTGGCATGGGGCCATTAGCCACCGGCAGCGACGGTGGCGGGTCGATTCGCGTTCCGGCGGCATTTTGCGGCATTTATGGTCTCAAGCCGCAGATGGGCCGCATTCCGCACGTGGCCTTCCCGCGCGGTTGGGAGTCGCTGTCGCATCAGGGGGTGTTGTCGCGCAATGTGCTAGACACCGCGCTGGCGCTCGACGTGTTATCGGGACCTCATCCGGCCGACCGGCAGTCGTTGCCCGCGCCTGCAGAATCGTTTGTGGCGGCCTGTCGATATGAACCTCGCGGTTGGAAGCTGGCCTGGTGCCCTCGGCTTGGCGATCTGGCGGCCGACGCCGAGGTGCTGGAAATTTGCGAACAGGCAGCGCTGCGATTTGAAGACCTGGGCTGCGTGGTCGACGAAGTGGCGCTGGACCTGCCCGATCTGGGCCCGGCGCAACAACAAATTGTGCTCTGCGAGGCGGCGACCGCCATGGAAACGGCGCGCGAGGCTTGGCGCGACGCGGTGTTTCCCGCCAATCGTAAGATCTACGATCAAGCGCAGCGGTTAACCTTTCAGGATTTGATTCGCGCCAATTGGGCGCGCGACGATTATTTAGAGCGCTTGGCGCCGCTATTCGCTCAATACGACGCGCTGCTCACGCCGACCGCCTCGATTACCGCGCCACAGAATGGCACGCTGGGTCCCAAGGAATTGAACGGCGCGCCGCAGCGCAGCCTGTTTTGGCTCAGCTATTGCGTGCCGTTCAATATGACTGGTCAGCCCGCCGCCAGCCTGCCGGCGGGCATGTCCGCCAGCGGCCTGCCGGTCGGCTTGCAGATCGTTGGAGGCCGCTTCGACGAGGCGCGCGTACTAGCCCTCAGCGCTGCGTATCAGGAGGCGTTCGACTGGACGCTGGTCCACCCGCCCGCGGCGATGTAGTCGCTTTATTTGCCTTCGTACCGCGCGGGGCGCTTTTCCAAGAAGGCGACGACCCCTTCGCGGAAATCGTGCGTGCCGATCAACTCTTCCTGAGTGTCGGCCTCAGCCGCTAGTGCCGCCTCTAACGAGCCGCCGTCGACCGATGCGCGCATCAGGCGTTTGGAGCGCGCCATGGCCAATGGCGCCTTTTCCGCGAGTTGCGCGGCGAACTCCTGCACCTTGCTCTCAAACTGCCCAGCCGGGTAGACATGGTTGACCAATCCCCACTGGGCCGCGTCCTGAGCCGGCACACGTTGACCGGTGAAAGCCATCTCCAAGGCGCGCCCCAGTCCCACGAGTCGCGGCAGGTTGAAGCTGCCGCCGCCATCGGGGACGAGATTAATGTTCACGAAGATTTCGGCGAAGAAGGCATGTTCGCTAGCCAATCGAATGTCGGCCGCCAGGGCGATGTCGCTGCCGATGCCGGCCGCCGCGCCCCCCACGGCCGCGATTACCGGCAGGGGCGAGCCGACCATCGCTCGCACCAGCTTGTGATAATGATTGACCAGAATTTCCTTCACCCCTTTGAATTCGGCCATCACCGGCGCCAGC
This window harbors:
- a CDS encoding glycerophosphodiester phosphodiesterase family protein, which produces MSEPRYPFFEPLDPPRRCQVIAHRGAGLLAPPNSPPAIEQAIGDLCEWIEIDVRLTRDGQHVLCHAETVDACSDGHGRVADLTWDEIKRLDTGAWFAKRYSGTRMLGLSDCLSLTKGRANLWLDCKQIDPARLLEEIHSADMERQVLIAAPPDVLRKLRELSGGRMAVSLAWSANAEFEKQVDELRPAAVEIAASELSRERVAQLHARGVRVIANCLGAANDCRANWLLALANEADLVQTDLPEEFLATDIFHRERAWPVQFSLHRGALRYAPENTLPAYDKGVRLGAHYQEFDVRSTLDQHCYLLHDATLNRTTSGEGPISQARADAIERLDAGGWFAPQFRGTGVPSLDDFLAHIQERSLLYFDAKAISPEHLARALERHKLTERAVVFQGPQYLARLRRLAPTIRVMPPLYRADALDALVERLHPYALDVSWEALSAELIRQCHDRGVRVFADAMGETDRAESHLQAIEWGIDLIQTDRPTQLYRAVELYCAKHPQPAAAAH
- a CDS encoding amidase, producing MSNKLCWMSASEIARQVRAGRLSPREPLEAVLAQADRVNPRVNALITRLDESARAQALALESRIAAGEPVGPLAGVPVSVKDLHLMADVRTTFGCKLYEDFVAEWDHPIVERLRAADAILFAKTNTSEFGLVPLTANSIFGDSHNPWQADCNTGGSSGGSAAAVACGMGPLATGSDGGGSIRVPAAFCGIYGLKPQMGRIPHVAFPRGWESLSHQGVLSRNVLDTALALDVLSGPHPADRQSLPAPAESFVAACRYEPRGWKLAWCPRLGDLAADAEVLEICEQAALRFEDLGCVVDEVALDLPDLGPAQQQIVLCEAATAMETAREAWRDAVFPANRKIYDQAQRLTFQDLIRANWARDDYLERLAPLFAQYDALLTPTASITAPQNGTLGPKELNGAPQRSLFWLSYCVPFNMTGQPAASLPAGMSASGLPVGLQIVGGRFDEARVLALSAAYQEAFDWTLVHPPAAM
- a CDS encoding enoyl-CoA hydratase/isomerase family protein, which gives rise to MSDAVLVTAEMRGKVKWCCFNRPEVKNAITPESADRMREQIESAPAEGARVIVITGNGGSFCSGADLKALAPVMAEFKGVKEILVNHYHKLVRAMVGSPLPVIAAVGGAAAGIGSDIALAADIRLASEHAFFAEIFVNINLVPDGGGSFNLPRLVGLGRALEMAFTGQRVPAQDAAQWGLVNHVYPAGQFESKVQEFAAQLAEKAPLAMARSKRLMRASVDGGSLEAALAAEADTQEELIGTHDFREGVVAFLEKRPARYEGK